One window from the genome of Pandoraea fibrosis encodes:
- the psrA gene encoding iron-containing alcohol dehydrogenase PsrA has product MTARSRFHNPVDVHFGAGALAHLPELVGNRRAVLVTMPEARALGMSGQIEALLGHRLAGVIDQVSPNPDVRELAPMYGDFWRRYGQCEVIVALGGGSALDTAKLLMVAGDDDRFATLVDALDAGETFRPARTKRLITVPTTAGTGSEVTPWATLWDRHVKRKKYSLHLPETWPEAAIVDPRLTRSLPRAVTLQSGLDALSHALEAIWNVNANPISDTFAVSAARDMMRVLPRLMASLDDEDLRAQAALAALQAGMAFSNTKTALAHSISYDMTIRHGLPHGIACSFTLPAVMRLAIGRRAERDAVLARVFDGDIADAPDKLTAFLNDLGVATEFSAYGVSEPESSAMIAAALEGPRGRNFIGAAV; this is encoded by the coding sequence ATGACTGCACGTTCACGTTTTCATAATCCGGTCGACGTTCACTTCGGTGCGGGCGCCCTCGCCCATTTGCCCGAACTGGTCGGCAACCGCCGCGCGGTACTCGTCACCATGCCCGAGGCGCGTGCGCTGGGCATGTCCGGTCAGATCGAAGCGCTGCTCGGGCACCGCCTCGCCGGGGTCATCGATCAGGTCAGCCCGAATCCCGATGTGCGCGAGCTCGCACCGATGTACGGCGACTTCTGGCGGCGCTACGGTCAGTGCGAAGTGATTGTGGCGTTGGGCGGCGGCAGCGCGCTCGACACGGCCAAGCTGCTCATGGTGGCGGGTGACGACGATCGCTTCGCCACGCTTGTCGACGCGCTCGATGCGGGCGAGACCTTCCGGCCAGCGCGCACGAAACGCCTGATCACCGTGCCCACGACGGCCGGTACCGGCAGCGAAGTCACGCCGTGGGCCACGTTGTGGGATCGCCATGTGAAGCGCAAGAAATACTCGCTGCATCTGCCCGAGACGTGGCCGGAAGCGGCCATCGTCGATCCGCGTCTGACACGTTCGTTGCCGCGCGCCGTCACATTGCAAAGCGGTCTGGACGCCCTCTCGCATGCGCTGGAGGCGATCTGGAACGTCAACGCCAATCCGATCTCCGACACCTTCGCCGTGAGCGCAGCGCGCGACATGATGCGCGTGCTGCCACGACTCATGGCGTCGCTCGACGATGAGGATCTGCGTGCGCAGGCCGCACTTGCCGCGCTGCAAGCGGGCATGGCGTTCTCGAACACGAAGACCGCGCTGGCGCATTCGATTTCGTATGACATGACGATCCGCCACGGTCTGCCACACGGCATTGCGTGCTCGTTCACGTTGCCGGCGGTGATGCGGCTGGCCATCGGCCGTCGTGCCGAGCGCGATGCGGTGCTGGCACGCGTGTTCGACGGCGATATCGCCGACGCGCCAGACAAGCTCACGGCATTCCTCAACGACCTGGGCGTGGCCACGGAATTCTCGGCGTATGGCGTGAGCGAGCCGGAATCCAGTGCCATGATCGCCGCCGCGCTCGAGGGTCCGCGCGGCCGCAACTTCATCGGGGCAGCCGTCTGA
- a CDS encoding porin — protein sequence MKTTILARLGLAGACAAMGLAATTAHAQSNVTIYGLISGGVGYVSNQGGNKTWQALSGTNQNPRWGFRGSEDLGNGTKAIFTLEAGFNIMNGTGAQNGRAFGRQSFVGLSDKSWGTFTLGRQYDTIHDYVGPIIISSNGVNIGDNDNGYNDIRMQNSVKWVSPTLGGFHGTAQYGFSNSATGFRNNNAYSFGLGYKYADFDWNAAYAQYNNPFSGTNNDGAIANDYASPLLIFSKSATRANVFASQQRIFATGGFYRWGPALIGAMFSDVRYTYLDASHLHLQNYNLTLNYNVTPALVLGAAYGFTSGKYDVINTRPQWHQVNLQADYWLSKRTDVALTLNAQQAAGDAQYAQLFGYAASSTKRQMAVTLGMRHTF from the coding sequence ATGAAGACCACGATTCTGGCCCGTCTGGGCCTTGCCGGCGCATGCGCCGCCATGGGCCTTGCTGCGACTACCGCGCATGCACAAAGCAACGTCACCATTTACGGCCTGATTTCGGGCGGTGTGGGCTACGTGAGTAATCAAGGTGGCAACAAGACATGGCAGGCGCTCTCGGGCACCAACCAGAATCCGCGCTGGGGTTTCCGCGGTTCGGAAGATCTCGGTAACGGCACCAAGGCCATCTTCACGCTCGAAGCCGGCTTCAACATCATGAACGGCACCGGCGCCCAGAACGGCCGCGCCTTCGGCCGTCAGTCGTTCGTCGGTCTGTCGGACAAGTCGTGGGGCACATTCACGTTGGGTCGTCAGTACGACACCATTCACGATTACGTCGGCCCGATCATCATTTCGAGCAACGGCGTGAACATCGGCGACAACGACAACGGGTACAACGATATCCGCATGCAGAACTCGGTGAAGTGGGTGAGCCCGACGCTCGGCGGCTTCCATGGCACGGCGCAGTACGGTTTCTCGAACTCGGCGACGGGCTTTCGCAACAACAACGCCTACAGCTTCGGCCTCGGCTACAAGTACGCCGATTTCGACTGGAATGCCGCCTACGCGCAGTACAACAACCCGTTCAGCGGCACGAACAACGACGGCGCCATCGCCAACGATTACGCCAGTCCGCTGCTGATCTTCTCGAAGAGCGCCACGCGTGCGAACGTCTTCGCGAGCCAGCAACGCATCTTCGCCACGGGCGGCTTCTATCGCTGGGGCCCGGCGCTCATCGGCGCGATGTTCTCGGACGTGCGCTACACGTACCTCGATGCGTCGCACCTGCATCTGCAAAACTACAACCTGACGCTGAACTACAACGTCACGCCGGCGCTTGTGCTCGGTGCGGCGTATGGTTTCACGTCGGGCAAGTACGATGTGATCAACACGCGTCCGCAGTGGCATCAGGTGAACCTGCAGGCCGACTACTGGCTGTCCAAGCGCACGGACGTCGCGCTCACGCTCAATGCCCAGCAAGCTGCCGGCGACGCGCAATACGCGCAACTCTTCGGCTACGCGGCGTCGAGCACCAAGCGCCAGATGGCCGTGACGCTGGGCATGCGTCACACGTTCTGA
- a CDS encoding DUF4148 domain-containing protein, which translates to MNTRILAAVVAAASFVSASAFADARYDNNVSDLQVATQSQVARAEVRSELAQASASGQLNQVETGAPLVSATQAQQAAPADSLTRADVRAQLNDRHLLDQDNRS; encoded by the coding sequence ATGAACACCCGTATCCTTGCTGCCGTTGTCGCTGCTGCTTCGTTCGTATCGGCCTCTGCTTTCGCTGACGCTCGCTACGACAACAACGTTTCCGATTTGCAAGTCGCTACCCAAAGCCAGGTGGCTCGCGCCGAAGTGCGCAGCGAACTGGCGCAAGCCAGCGCTAGCGGCCAGTTGAATCAGGTCGAAACCGGCGCGCCGCTGGTGTCGGCTACGCAAGCGCAACAAGCCGCGCCGGCGGATTCGCTCACGCGTGCCGATGTGCGCGCTCAACTGAACGACCGTCACCTGCTCGATCAGGACAACCGCTCGTAA
- a CDS encoding adenosine deaminase family protein, with amino-acid sequence MTETPGHVPAARTGVQIQEAHRTFFHAMPKVELHCHLLGAVRHDTFVALAEKSNAPLARVEIDAFYTRGEKPVGVLRVLRALDEHLLTTPDDLHRIAYEYLADAAAHNVRYSEFFWNPTGTVRTSGIPYPRAQDAIVAAIRDAARDHGIVGRLVPSIDREADPREAVEMVEWMRAHRADEVIGIGIDYRENDRPPELFWKAYRNARLAGFKTTAHAGEFGMPWTNVETAVELLKCDRIDHGYTIVDAPDFARECAERGIVFTVVPTNSYYLRTLTPERWAEDHPIRRMPGLGLKLHPNTDDPTLHKVNPAQAWELMYSHFGFSLDDLRGFMRNGLDGAWIDDSTRRDWHRSFATDFDAARDTLTRTLAA; translated from the coding sequence ATGACAGAGACACCGGGCCATGTGCCCGCCGCACGCACCGGCGTGCAGATTCAGGAGGCGCACCGCACGTTTTTCCATGCGATGCCGAAGGTTGAATTGCATTGCCATTTGCTGGGCGCGGTGCGTCACGACACGTTCGTGGCGCTCGCGGAAAAATCGAACGCGCCGCTGGCGCGTGTCGAGATCGACGCCTTTTACACGCGTGGCGAAAAGCCGGTCGGGGTGTTGCGCGTACTGCGCGCGCTCGACGAGCATCTGTTGACCACGCCTGACGATCTGCATCGCATCGCCTACGAATATCTGGCCGACGCCGCAGCGCACAACGTGCGCTACAGCGAGTTTTTCTGGAACCCGACGGGCACCGTGCGCACCTCTGGTATTCCTTATCCGCGCGCGCAAGACGCCATCGTCGCCGCCATTCGCGATGCCGCACGCGATCACGGCATCGTCGGCCGTCTCGTGCCGAGCATCGATCGTGAGGCCGATCCGCGCGAAGCCGTCGAGATGGTGGAGTGGATGCGCGCCCATCGTGCTGACGAAGTGATCGGCATCGGTATCGACTACCGGGAGAACGACCGGCCACCGGAGCTGTTCTGGAAGGCGTATCGCAATGCGCGTCTGGCGGGCTTCAAGACGACCGCGCACGCGGGCGAATTCGGCATGCCGTGGACCAACGTCGAGACGGCCGTCGAACTGCTCAAGTGCGATCGCATCGATCATGGTTACACCATCGTCGATGCACCGGACTTCGCGCGCGAATGCGCCGAGCGCGGCATCGTCTTCACTGTCGTGCCGACCAACTCGTATTACCTGCGCACGCTCACGCCGGAGCGTTGGGCAGAGGATCACCCGATTCGCCGCATGCCCGGGCTCGGACTGAAGCTGCACCCGAACACCGACGATCCGACGCTGCACAAGGTCAATCCCGCGCAGGCATGGGAGCTGATGTACAGCCACTTCGGGTTCTCGCTCGACGACCTGCGCGGCTTCATGCGCAACGGCCTCGACGGTGCCTGGATCGACGACAGCACGCGCCGCGATTGGCATCGCAGTTTCGCGACGGACTTCGATGCAGCGCGCGATACGCTCACCCGGACGCTGGCGGCCTGA
- a CDS encoding LysR family transcriptional regulator has translation MSPVPPLPALTLRQVQYFVALAHSRSFTQAAQALSVTQPALTAAIRQIEFLLGGRLFERSAHRLTLTEAGTTILPLAERLLNAARGTFDDMSSTFALQAQTVRIGFIPSVAARLLPVLGTLREAHPNVRFALSDLPNSELVAALARGEIDLGVGVRDDADEAGHAATADGFRCDDLFDDEIVLVARRDDPLARAASVTWAQLTERDLAVFVRGNVSDSLQRTGGSQNLRLEPKYRMEYTEPLYALVRSGLALAILPRLYTLHLHDPALVALDVTAPRVTRTVALMSLEGKERGPQVSACRDWIATHLAT, from the coding sequence ATGTCCCCCGTGCCGCCGCTGCCTGCGCTGACGCTGCGTCAGGTGCAGTACTTCGTGGCGCTTGCGCATTCGCGCAGCTTCACACAGGCGGCACAGGCACTTTCGGTGACGCAGCCCGCACTCACGGCGGCCATTCGTCAGATCGAATTCCTGCTCGGTGGCCGGCTGTTCGAGCGCTCGGCACATCGCCTGACGCTGACCGAGGCCGGCACAACCATCCTGCCGCTCGCCGAACGTCTGCTCAACGCCGCCCGCGGGACCTTCGACGACATGAGCAGCACCTTCGCTTTGCAAGCGCAGACGGTGCGCATCGGCTTCATTCCGTCGGTAGCGGCACGTCTTCTGCCGGTGCTCGGCACGCTGCGCGAGGCGCATCCGAACGTGCGCTTCGCATTGTCGGACCTGCCGAACAGCGAACTCGTCGCGGCCCTTGCACGCGGTGAAATCGATCTCGGCGTCGGGGTTCGCGACGATGCCGACGAGGCCGGACACGCCGCCACTGCCGACGGCTTTCGTTGCGACGACCTGTTCGATGACGAGATCGTGCTCGTGGCGCGTCGCGACGATCCGCTCGCTCGCGCGGCATCGGTCACGTGGGCGCAACTCACCGAGCGCGACCTCGCGGTGTTCGTGCGGGGCAATGTCAGCGATTCTCTGCAACGCACGGGCGGGTCGCAAAATCTGCGGCTCGAACCGAAGTACCGCATGGAGTACACCGAGCCGCTTTACGCGCTGGTGCGCAGCGGCCTTGCGCTCGCGATCCTGCCCAGGCTCTACACGCTGCATTTGCACGATCCGGCGCTCGTCGCCCTCGACGTCACGGCACCGCGTGTCACGCGCACCGTGGCGTTGATGTCGCTCGAAGGCAAGGAGCGGGGGCCGCAGGTCAGTGCCTGCCGCGACTGGATCGCAACGCATCTCGCCACGTGA
- a CDS encoding NCS2 family permease, which produces MQTSTPERDTVRPAASDITSGRPAAVPGGWLERRFAIAGRGSSVRTEVLAGITTFLAAAYLLVVIPSLLATGGMDRGAATTAVMLVFVLFSVLMGFYANLPFVVGPGIGGSVIVGVTLAATEHVAWQTGIAIAFLSGVLFLLLTVIGARSVVARLIPTAIKLGLGASIGLFIAVLGVRNAGMVVANAKTNAFALGDFSKPGTIVALIGLGTAVLLQGRKVPGAILWSILVAAVAGVPLGVTKLPESFISLPHSIAPVAFQLDLRSALTIAALPYLFAFFAAEFFSTLGTTLAVGGKAGLLDEHGNMENINRPFLVDSIAATGGALLGIPALTALVESAAGVEAGGRTGLTSIAAAVMFALMCFFVPVALAIPKEATAPALILIGLSMFSTIRHVPFDDFSDAFPVLAMVLLTLLSNSFGTGIAGGLLCYVLVKALMGRFRELPWGLYVLALPLAYYFWTVVGRH; this is translated from the coding sequence ATGCAGACTTCTACTCCTGAGCGCGACACGGTGCGCCCCGCGGCGTCGGACATCACTTCGGGCCGGCCAGCCGCTGTCCCGGGCGGCTGGCTCGAGCGCCGCTTCGCCATCGCCGGGCGCGGCTCCAGCGTGCGCACCGAAGTGCTGGCCGGCATCACCACGTTCCTTGCTGCCGCCTATCTGCTCGTCGTCATTCCCTCGCTGCTCGCCACGGGCGGCATGGATCGCGGCGCGGCCACCACGGCCGTCATGCTGGTCTTCGTGCTGTTCTCGGTGCTCATGGGTTTCTATGCGAACCTGCCGTTCGTCGTCGGGCCGGGCATCGGCGGATCGGTCATCGTGGGCGTCACGCTCGCCGCCACGGAACACGTGGCCTGGCAGACGGGCATCGCCATCGCCTTCCTGTCCGGCGTGCTGTTCCTACTGCTCACGGTAATCGGCGCGCGCAGCGTGGTCGCGCGATTGATTCCGACGGCCATCAAGCTGGGTCTGGGCGCGTCCATCGGGTTGTTCATCGCCGTGCTGGGCGTGCGCAATGCGGGGATGGTCGTGGCCAACGCCAAGACCAACGCATTTGCCCTGGGCGACTTCAGCAAGCCGGGCACGATCGTCGCGTTGATCGGTCTGGGCACTGCCGTGCTGTTGCAAGGCCGCAAGGTGCCGGGCGCGATCCTGTGGTCGATTCTGGTCGCGGCGGTGGCCGGGGTGCCGCTGGGCGTGACCAAGCTGCCCGAGTCATTCATTTCGCTGCCGCACAGCATTGCGCCGGTGGCCTTTCAACTCGACCTGCGCAGTGCGTTGACGATAGCCGCGCTGCCGTATCTGTTCGCGTTCTTCGCTGCCGAATTCTTCTCCACGCTGGGCACCACGCTCGCCGTCGGCGGCAAGGCTGGCCTGCTCGACGAGCACGGCAACATGGAGAACATCAACCGTCCGTTCCTCGTCGATTCGATCGCCGCGACAGGCGGTGCATTGCTCGGCATTCCGGCGCTGACGGCACTGGTCGAGTCCGCAGCCGGTGTCGAAGCGGGGGGCCGCACCGGTCTCACGTCGATTGCCGCTGCCGTGATGTTCGCGCTGATGTGCTTCTTCGTGCCGGTCGCGCTGGCCATTCCGAAGGAAGCCACGGCGCCCGCGTTGATCCTCATTGGTCTGTCGATGTTCAGCACCATCCGTCATGTGCCGTTCGACGATTTCAGCGATGCGTTCCCCGTGCTGGCGATGGTGCTGCTCACGCTGCTCTCGAACAGCTTCGGCACCGGTATCGCGGGCGGGCTGCTGTGCTACGTGCTGGTCAAGGCGCTGATGGGCCGCTTCAGGGAATTGCCGTGGGGACTGTACGTGCTGGCGCTGCCGCTGGCGTATTACTTCTGGACGGTGGTGGGACGCCATTGA
- a CDS encoding DUF445 domain-containing protein: MDPALALQRAERRALSFLLVALAIFIATLFMPEHFVTGWIRAAAEAAMVGGLADWFAVEALFRRIPIPGLSRHTNILIRKKDALGDGLARFVREKFLDTPSVVRLIQQQNPADAVSHWLGSHENTRQLSAVLVKVAGGVLDVMDERNVQAFIRRALDTMIDRLDLSQSAAAILDTLTRDGRHQALLDETLDYLVELLNEPQTREFISARIVDWLKTDHPKKEKVLPSEWLGNKGSDMISAAVTRLLAQMEADESHQLRQAFDRAVAGLIDRLKHDADFQAKLDAFKTQLKGDTALNAYVGGLWNEWRSWVKRDLARVDSVIGARITGAAAWIGQELARSESLRKALDAQLLDAAERMAPGFADFVTDHIRATVHGWNAEHLSRQIRLSVGQDLQYIRINGTLVGGLIGAVLYLIAQAPVLLARTH, from the coding sequence ATGGACCCCGCACTCGCCCTGCAACGCGCCGAACGGCGTGCCCTGTCCTTCCTTCTGGTCGCGCTGGCGATCTTTATCGCCACGCTTTTCATGCCGGAGCACTTCGTCACCGGCTGGATTCGCGCGGCGGCGGAAGCCGCCATGGTCGGCGGCCTGGCCGACTGGTTCGCGGTCGAAGCGCTGTTCCGGCGCATTCCGATCCCCGGCCTCTCTCGTCATACGAACATCCTGATTCGCAAGAAAGACGCCCTCGGCGACGGCCTTGCGCGCTTCGTGCGCGAGAAGTTTCTCGACACCCCGTCAGTCGTTCGGCTCATTCAGCAGCAAAATCCGGCCGACGCCGTCTCGCACTGGCTCGGCTCGCACGAGAACACGCGTCAACTCAGTGCGGTGCTGGTGAAGGTGGCGGGCGGTGTGCTCGACGTGATGGACGAGCGCAACGTGCAGGCTTTCATCCGCCGCGCGCTCGACACCATGATCGACCGGCTGGACTTGTCGCAATCGGCCGCGGCCATTCTCGATACGCTGACCCGCGACGGCCGCCATCAGGCCCTGCTCGACGAAACGCTGGACTACCTCGTCGAACTGCTCAACGAGCCGCAGACGCGCGAATTCATCTCGGCACGCATCGTCGACTGGCTCAAAACCGATCATCCGAAGAAGGAGAAAGTGTTGCCATCGGAGTGGCTGGGCAACAAGGGATCGGACATGATCTCGGCCGCCGTCACCCGTCTTCTCGCGCAAATGGAGGCCGACGAATCGCATCAACTCCGTCAGGCGTTCGATCGCGCGGTCGCGGGACTGATCGACCGATTGAAGCACGATGCCGATTTTCAGGCGAAGCTCGACGCGTTCAAAACGCAGCTCAAGGGCGATACGGCGTTGAACGCGTATGTGGGCGGCCTGTGGAACGAATGGCGAAGCTGGGTGAAGCGCGATCTCGCGCGCGTTGACTCGGTAATCGGCGCCAGGATCACCGGTGCGGCCGCATGGATCGGTCAGGAGCTGGCGCGCAGCGAATCGCTTCGCAAGGCCCTCGACGCGCAGTTGCTCGACGCCGCCGAACGCATGGCGCCGGGCTTTGCCGACTTCGTGACGGATCATATCCGTGCGACGGTGCATGGCTGGAATGCCGAACATCTGTCCCGGCAGATCCGCCTGAGCGTGGGGCAGGATCTGCAATACATCCGCATCAACGGCACCCTCGTGGGGGGTCTGATCGGGGCGGTGCTGTATCTGATCGCACAAGCCCCTGTACTGCTCGCGCGCACGCATTGA
- a CDS encoding MFS transporter: MEQVLTGVGGSDAVNAEKAVRTVALASLIGTTVEWYDFFLYGTVTGLVFNKLFFPSGDAFVATALAYTVYAVGFATRPLGGILFGHFGDRLGRKPLLIVTLTIMGVSTFLIGLVPTYDSIGIAAPLILLFLRLLQGIGLGGEWGGAVLMAFEYAPRGKRGQFAAYPQIGLAVGLCLSTGVVALLSSTLTDAQFMAWGWRLAFMLSLVLVAVGMFIRLRVLETPEFARIKDSQRVAHVPLSEIARDYRRNVLLGWGARYIDGVVFNVYAVFAISYLVGTLHFPKTPILLAVTFAALVLVVTIPYASKLSDRVGRRRVFGWGALACGVSSIPALAVMHYSSNVWWVSLAVIVPLGVVYAFVYGPEASMFCELFDTRVRYTGISVVYQVSGIVSSSITPLVAATLLEYGGHRPWWIAVYVLVVGCLSAACASAMKRTY; this comes from the coding sequence ATGGAACAGGTTCTCACCGGCGTGGGTGGCAGCGATGCCGTGAACGCCGAAAAAGCGGTGCGCACGGTCGCGCTGGCCAGCCTGATCGGCACGACCGTCGAATGGTATGACTTCTTCCTGTACGGCACCGTCACAGGGCTCGTCTTCAACAAACTCTTCTTTCCCAGCGGCGACGCCTTCGTCGCCACCGCCCTCGCCTACACGGTCTATGCGGTGGGTTTCGCGACGCGTCCGCTCGGCGGCATCCTGTTCGGTCACTTCGGCGACCGGCTCGGCCGCAAGCCATTGCTGATCGTCACCCTCACCATCATGGGGGTGTCGACCTTCCTGATCGGACTGGTGCCAACCTACGACAGCATCGGGATTGCTGCGCCACTGATCCTGCTATTCCTGCGGCTGTTGCAGGGCATCGGACTGGGCGGTGAATGGGGCGGCGCGGTGTTGATGGCGTTCGAGTACGCACCGCGAGGCAAGCGCGGGCAGTTCGCGGCGTATCCGCAGATCGGACTCGCTGTGGGGCTGTGTCTGTCGACGGGCGTGGTCGCGTTGCTCTCGTCCACTTTGACCGACGCGCAGTTCATGGCCTGGGGGTGGCGCCTCGCGTTCATGCTCAGTCTGGTGCTGGTCGCCGTGGGCATGTTCATCCGTCTGCGCGTGCTCGAGACACCCGAATTCGCCCGCATCAAGGACAGTCAGCGCGTCGCGCATGTGCCGCTCTCGGAGATTGCGCGCGACTATCGGCGCAACGTGCTGCTTGGGTGGGGCGCGCGCTATATCGACGGCGTGGTGTTCAACGTCTACGCAGTGTTCGCGATCTCGTATCTCGTGGGCACGCTGCACTTTCCGAAGACGCCGATTCTGCTGGCCGTCACGTTCGCGGCCCTCGTGCTGGTTGTCACGATTCCCTACGCATCGAAGCTGTCGGATCGCGTGGGACGCCGCCGTGTGTTCGGCTGGGGCGCATTGGCCTGTGGTGTGTCGTCGATACCCGCACTGGCGGTGATGCATTACTCGTCGAACGTGTGGTGGGTGTCGCTCGCCGTGATCGTGCCGCTGGGCGTGGTGTACGCGTTTGTCTACGGACCGGAAGCGTCGATGTTCTGCGAGTTGTTCGATACGCGGGTGCGCTACACGGGCATTTCCGTCGTGTATCAGGTCTCGGGAATCGTTTCCAGCTCGATCACACCGTTGGTCGCGGCAACGCTGCTCGAATACGGCGGCCATCGACCCTGGTGGATCGCGGTGTATGTGCTGGTGGTGGGATGTCTGTCCGCAGCCTGTGCGTCGGCAATGAAGCGCACTTACTGA
- a CDS encoding nucleoside hydrolase — MANLNERNTLADAGTSPRQDLRKRRHFLRTSLAASLATLGATGARSAFADLTSTEGAARLAADGTSRRTVIIDCDPGQDDAIAILFALGAHDQIDLKALTAVGGNVPLSLTERNARIVRDWADKTRTLPVYAGCPKPLMRELITAANVHGRTGLDGVTLHEPRGPLAPQHAVTYLIDTLRAAAPGSVTLVALGPLTNIATALTAAPEGTKALREIVLMGGAWFERGNITPAAEFNIYVDPEAASIVLGAGVPVTVLPRDVCVKAPITPERVAPFRALKNRCGPIVADILAAEVAYQKGRRGVESAPMYDPCTIGYLVDPTMFGGRRVNVAVETTGQLTLGETVVDWNGRSKRAVNATWITDVDADRFYETLLARIARLP; from the coding sequence ATGGCCAATCTGAACGAACGGAACACGCTCGCCGACGCAGGCACTTCGCCTCGTCAGGACCTTCGCAAGCGTCGTCACTTCCTGCGCACGTCGCTCGCCGCCTCGCTCGCCACGCTGGGCGCGACCGGTGCCCGCAGCGCCTTCGCAGACCTCACCTCGACCGAAGGTGCTGCGCGTCTGGCGGCCGATGGCACGTCGCGCCGCACCGTCATCATCGACTGCGATCCGGGTCAGGACGACGCGATCGCCATCCTCTTCGCGCTGGGCGCTCACGATCAGATCGACCTGAAGGCGCTCACCGCCGTGGGCGGCAACGTGCCGTTGAGTCTGACCGAGCGCAATGCGCGCATTGTGCGCGACTGGGCCGACAAGACCAGGACGCTGCCGGTCTACGCCGGCTGCCCGAAGCCGCTCATGCGCGAGCTGATCACTGCCGCGAACGTGCACGGCCGCACCGGTCTCGACGGCGTGACGCTGCACGAGCCGCGTGGCCCGCTGGCGCCGCAGCACGCCGTCACGTATCTGATCGACACCCTGCGCGCCGCGGCGCCGGGCAGTGTGACACTCGTGGCGCTCGGTCCGTTGACGAACATCGCCACCGCCCTGACTGCCGCGCCGGAGGGTACCAAAGCCCTGCGCGAAATCGTATTGATGGGGGGGGCGTGGTTCGAGCGCGGCAACATCACGCCGGCAGCCGAATTCAACATCTATGTCGACCCGGAAGCCGCAAGCATCGTGCTCGGTGCGGGCGTGCCCGTGACCGTCTTGCCGCGCGACGTCTGCGTGAAGGCACCGATCACGCCGGAGCGCGTCGCGCCGTTCCGCGCGTTGAAGAATCGTTGCGGTCCGATCGTGGCCGACATTCTCGCAGCCGAGGTGGCGTATCAGAAGGGACGCCGCGGCGTGGAATCCGCACCGATGTACGACCCCTGCACCATCGGCTATCTCGTCGATCCCACGATGTTCGGTGGCCGCCGTGTGAACGTTGCCGTGGAAACGACAGGTCAGTTGACACTGGGTGAGACGGTCGTGGACTGGAACGGCCGCTCGAAGCGCGCCGTGAACGCCACATGGATCACCGATGTGGACGCCGACCGCTTCTACGAAACGTTGCTCGCACGTATTGCGCGTTTGCCGTAA
- a CDS encoding LysR substrate-binding domain-containing protein yields MRITQLRSFHAVARHGSVTRAAEALHVSQPTMTTQIRALEETYGVELFYRHGRGLTLTPTGKALYAVSLRIFADEAEALGLLKEHGGLRTGELRLGAVGPHHAMEIVAAFQPRYPGMRISMRPGNSEEMIESLLAYRTDVAVLARYYDDARLHVVPYRTHPVVLLVPRSHPFARHRSVKLAALADVPMLMREPGSTTRHALEAALQSAGVTPSVAMEIGSREAIREAVILGLGIAAVSAREHTPDERLATVAISDARVETTTVVVCLAERRESRAIAAFLEVVAGLV; encoded by the coding sequence ATGCGGATTACCCAATTGCGCTCGTTCCACGCCGTGGCGCGTCATGGCAGCGTGACACGCGCAGCAGAAGCCCTGCATGTCAGTCAGCCCACGATGACCACGCAGATTCGTGCGCTGGAGGAGACCTACGGGGTCGAGCTGTTCTACCGGCACGGGCGCGGGTTGACGCTGACCCCGACCGGCAAAGCGTTGTACGCCGTGAGTCTGCGCATCTTTGCCGACGAGGCCGAGGCCCTCGGCCTGCTCAAGGAGCATGGCGGGCTGCGCACGGGGGAGTTACGTCTGGGTGCCGTCGGCCCGCATCACGCGATGGAGATCGTGGCGGCCTTCCAGCCGCGCTATCCCGGCATGCGCATTTCGATGCGCCCGGGCAATTCGGAAGAGATGATCGAGAGCCTGCTGGCCTATCGCACCGACGTGGCGGTGCTCGCGCGCTACTACGACGACGCCCGGCTGCATGTGGTGCCCTATCGCACGCATCCGGTCGTGCTGCTCGTGCCACGCTCGCACCCGTTCGCGCGGCACCGCAGCGTGAAGCTCGCCGCGCTGGCCGACGTGCCGATGCTCATGCGCGAGCCGGGTTCGACCACGCGTCACGCACTCGAAGCCGCGTTGCAGAGCGCTGGCGTGACGCCGAGCGTGGCGATGGAGATCGGGAGTCGCGAAGCCATCCGCGAGGCGGTAATTCTGGGACTGGGGATTGCGGCGGTGTCGGCGCGTGAGCACACCCCCGACGAGCGGCTCGCCACGGTGGCGATCAGCGACGCCCGCGTGGAGACGACCACCGTCGTCGTGTGTCTGGCGGAACGGCGCGAATCGCGCGCGATCGCGGCGTTTCTGGAAGTGGTGGCGGGATTGGTGTGA